The Caminibacter pacificus genome includes a region encoding these proteins:
- a CDS encoding type Z 30S ribosomal protein S14, with translation MAKKSMIAKAKRKPKFKVRAYTRCSICGRVHSVYRDFGICRICLRKMANEGLLPGVKKASW, from the coding sequence ATGGCAAAAAAAAGTATGATTGCTAAAGCTAAAAGAAAACCAAAATTCAAAGTTAGAGCATATACAAGATGCTCTATTTGTGGTAGAGTACACTCTGTATATAGAGACTTTGGAATTTGTAGAATTTGTCTAAGAAAAATGGCAAACGAGGGATTACTCCCTGGTGTTAAAAAAGCAAGCTGGTAA
- the rpsH gene encoding 30S ribosomal protein S8 translates to MMNDIIADGLTRIRNAAMRGLEVTKLNHSKLMEDVLKVFEEKGYIESYKVIEDGNKKFINVTLKYDENGNSVINEVKRISKPGRRVYKGYQDIKNFKNGFGTLVVSTNKGVLPNDEAYKLKVGGEVICSIW, encoded by the coding sequence ATGATGAACGATATTATCGCAGATGGATTAACAAGAATTAGAAACGCTGCTATGAGAGGTTTGGAAGTTACTAAACTAAACCACTCAAAACTTATGGAAGACGTTTTAAAAGTATTTGAAGAAAAAGGTTATATTGAAAGCTATAAAGTTATCGAAGATGGAAATAAAAAATTCATCAACGTTACTTTAAAATATGATGAAAACGGAAATTCTGTAATTAACGAAGTTAAAAGAATTTCTAAACCTGGTAGAAGGGTTTATAAAGGATACCAAGATATTAAAAACTTTAAAAACGGTTTTGGTACTTTGGTTGTTTCTACAAATAAAGGCGTATTGCCGAATGATGAAGCTTACAAATTAAAAGTTGGTGGCGAAGTTATCTGTAGTATTTGGTAA
- the rplF gene encoding 50S ribosomal protein L6, whose product MSRIGKQPVKLASGLEAKLEGNKLIIKKGQDAKEIDTKGVVKVNIEGDTLTFEPAEDSKFAKAMWGTVRALANNAVIGLTQGFEKKLEINGVGYRANVQGNKLVLNLGYSHPIEYEIPAGITITVEKNIITVKGSDKQQVGQVAAEIRSFRKPEPYKGKGVKYVDEHIIRKAGKTAKK is encoded by the coding sequence ATGAGTAGAATCGGTAAGCAACCCGTAAAGTTAGCTTCTGGCCTTGAAGCTAAACTTGAAGGGAATAAATTAATTATTAAAAAAGGCCAAGATGCAAAAGAAATCGACACTAAAGGTGTTGTAAAAGTTAATATCGAAGGTGATACTTTAACATTCGAACCTGCAGAAGATAGCAAATTCGCTAAAGCTATGTGGGGAACTGTTAGAGCACTTGCTAACAACGCCGTAATCGGATTAACTCAAGGTTTTGAAAAGAAACTTGAAATCAACGGTGTTGGTTACAGAGCGAACGTTCAAGGAAACAAATTAGTACTTAACCTTGGATATTCTCATCCGATCGAATATGAAATTCCTGCTGGAATTACTATTACTGTTGAGAAAAACATTATTACCGTAAAAGGTAGCGACAAACAACAAGTGGGGCAAGTAGCTGCTGAAATCAGAAGCTTTAGAAAACCTGAACCTTACAAAGGTAAAGGTGTTAAATATGTTGATGAACATATTATTAGAAAAGCTGGTAAAACAGCTAAAAAATAA
- the rplR gene encoding 50S ribosomal protein L18: MRRSKALAKRDLRRLKRKRRVRGRISGTADMPRVTIYKSNKYIIVQAIDDTAGHTLAHLNTAHLDEKLPSNIEGAKKAAAIFAEKLKAANVEKVAFDRNGYKYHGVVAAFADTLRENGIKL, translated from the coding sequence ATGAGAAGAAGTAAAGCATTAGCAAAAAGAGATTTAAGAAGACTTAAAAGAAAAAGAAGAGTAAGAGGTAGAATCAGCGGTACTGCTGATATGCCAAGAGTTACTATTTATAAATCAAACAAATATATTATCGTTCAAGCTATTGACGATACGGCTGGTCATACACTTGCACACTTAAATACTGCTCATCTTGATGAAAAGCTACCTTCAAATATCGAAGGTGCTAAAAAAGCAGCAGCGATTTTCGCTGAAAAATTAAAAGCTGCTAATGTTGAAAAAGTGGCTTTTGACAGAAACGGATATAAATATCACGGTGTAGTTGCAGCATTTGCAGATACTCTAAGAGAAAACGGCATAAAACTATAA
- the rpsE gene encoding 30S ribosomal protein S5: MAKKPQVIRDYNREEFEEVVVNIGRITKVVKGGRRFRFNALVVVGNKKGIVGVGTGKAKEVPDAIRKAIDDAFKNLVKIEGIHGNTINHDVQAKFNASKILLKPASEGTGLIAGGAVRPVLELVGIKDILSKSLGSNEPHNLVRATIKALQMIKSKKA; this comes from the coding sequence ATGGCTAAAAAACCTCAAGTAATTAGAGATTATAATAGAGAAGAATTTGAAGAAGTAGTTGTTAATATCGGAAGAATTACTAAAGTTGTTAAAGGTGGTAGAAGATTCAGATTTAACGCTTTAGTAGTAGTTGGTAATAAAAAAGGTATCGTTGGTGTAGGAACAGGAAAAGCTAAAGAAGTTCCTGATGCAATCAGAAAAGCTATTGACGACGCATTTAAAAACCTTGTTAAAATTGAAGGTATTCATGGAAACACTATTAACCATGACGTTCAAGCTAAATTTAACGCATCAAAAATTTTACTTAAACCTGCAAGTGAGGGTACGGGGCTGATCGCAGGTGGTGCGGTGAGACCGGTACTTGAGCTTGTTGGTATTAAAGATATTCTTTCTAAATCACTTGGTTCGAACGAACCTCATAACCTTGTAAGAGCTACAATCAAAGCTCTACAAATGATTAAAAGTAAAAAGGCGTAA
- the rplO gene encoding 50S ribosomal protein L15: MALENLKPACGATHKTKRVGRGPASGYGKTATRGQKGQKSRTGYSKKRGFEGGQTPLQRRLPKVGFTSRREKPQAINVDRITAIAELNEITIENLSKIIKIKSKKVKLIGSKAKELKDKIKDANITTSGK; this comes from the coding sequence ATGGCGTTAGAAAACTTAAAACCGGCATGCGGCGCTACTCATAAAACTAAAAGAGTAGGGCGCGGACCTGCAAGCGGATACGGAAAAACTGCTACAAGAGGTCAAAAAGGTCAAAAAAGTAGAACTGGTTATTCTAAAAAAAGAGGTTTTGAAGGTGGACAAACTCCACTTCAAAGAAGATTACCAAAAGTTGGTTTCACAAGTAGAAGAGAAAAACCTCAAGCGATTAACGTAGATAGAATTACAGCAATTGCTGAGCTTAATGAAATTACTATTGAAAATTTAAGCAAAATTATTAAAATCAAATCTAAAAAAGTTAAACTGATCGGTTCTAAAGCGAAAGAACTAAAAGATAAAATAAAAGACGCTAACATCACAACTTCTGGAAAGTAA